A window of the Carassius auratus strain Wakin unplaced genomic scaffold, ASM336829v1 scaf_tig00007751, whole genome shotgun sequence genome harbors these coding sequences:
- the LOC113071625 gene encoding cysteine and histidine-rich domain-containing protein 1-like — translation MHATYHPGVPVFHDALKGWSCCKRRTTDFSDFLSIAGCTKGPHNQEKPSEPVKPEVKTSVDKSVNDVKPKFNEFIAQAPKPLESIQRPSPDEPFSILQQKISPSLKQALEKLKLTEENEQEIKEEESDEIKIGTSCKNGGCSKTFSGPASDEEICLYHAGVPIFHEGMKYWSCCKRKTSDFNTFLSQEGCTQGKHQWKKKDTGKKVVPCRFDWHQTGSQVIISIYSKNSVPELSSVEGNSTVLKIRIIFEGEKEFEQQISLWGVIDASKSLVNMMATKIEIVLKKAEPMSWARLDLPPVAPPKKNEEEKDVDSEDDCDD, via the exons ATGCATGCCACATACCACCCTGGAGTGCCAGTGTTTCATGATGCATTGAAG GGTTGGTCTTGCTGCAAGAGACGAACAACCGACTTTTCGGATTTCCTCAGTATTGCT GGTTGCACTAAAGGCCCTCATAATCAGGAGAAGCCATCTGAGCCTGTTAAACCAGAAGTGAAGACCTCTGTGGACAAGAGCGTGAATGATGTGAAGCCAAAGTTTAATGAATTCATCGCCCAAGCACCAAAACCTCTGGAGTCTATTCAACGACCAAG TCCAGATGAGCCTTTCTCCATTCTTCAACAGAAGATCTCTCCTTCGCTCAAACAGGCTTTAGAAAAGCTTAAATTGACTGAGGAAAATGAGCAGGAGATAAAGG AGGAGGAAAGTGATGAAATTAAGATAGGGACGTCCTGTAAGAATGGAGGCTGCAGTAAG ACATTTAGCGGACCTGCCAGTGATGAAGAGATATGTTTGTATCATGCTGGTGTACCTATCTTCCACGAAGG GATGAAATATTGGAGCTGCTGTAAGAGGAAAACCTCAGACTTTAACACGTTTCTGTCTCAGGAGGGCTGTACCCAAGGAAAGCATCAGTGGAAGAAAAAAGATACA GGAAAGAAGGTTGTGCCATGCAGGTTTGATTGGCATCAAACAGGAAGTCAAGTCATCATTTCAATTTATTCCAAAAATTCAGTACCAGAGCTGAGCTCAGTGGAGGGGAACAGCACTGTG CTCAAAATCCGTATTATATTTGAAGGAGAGAAAGAATTTGAACAGCAGATCAGTTTGTGGGGG GTAATTGATGCAAGTAAAAGTTTGGTGAACATGATGGCTACCAAAATTGAGATTGTGTTGAAGAAGGCAGAACCAATGTCATGGGCCCGACTAGATCTTCCTCCTGTAGCTCCTCCAAAGAAAAATGAAGAGGAAAAGGATGTTGACAGTGAGGATGATTGTGATGATTAA